Proteins found in one Toxotes jaculatrix isolate fToxJac2 chromosome 18, fToxJac2.pri, whole genome shotgun sequence genomic segment:
- the LOC121197894 gene encoding uncharacterized protein LOC121197894, with the protein MMRMSRRVTSCCVALFLAFTSVSAIQRLNSINDLKRIDFGHTVPKHSLLLLHWFANIIDIDSNNVIWLTFNPNNEDYGSHHYGNYDNLLDPLPYGNIRYYTVDNLNQATSSAQLPNYVVHPRGEYEGRNRDRIIFRVREQNTGWQTLRRIDRVYITQHYEASGIQGTYDPDQTYEITTNLLIQIREFSVGQNLWSLEHLRDRFGSNANDFQLRDIRNTWGNLACLGLLLFIVIQDRYNRNQHSYRPQHEARGNSQLHSFDNFPATRQSHWNTDTSDTCTIVGLILLIVMILVIFGAVSSGGRIR; encoded by the coding sequence ATGATGAGGATGTCGAGAAGAGTCACAAGTTGCTGTGTAGCCTTGTTCCTCGCTTTCACCTCTGTGTCAGCTATACAAAGGCTCAATTCAATCAATGACTTGAAGAGAATCGACTTTGGCCACACTGTGCCCAAGCACAGTCTTTTGCTGCTCCACTGGTTTGCTAACATAATTGACATTGACAGTAACAATGTCATATGGTTGACCTTCAATCCAAACAATGAAGATTATGGCTCACATCATTATGGCAACTATGACAACCTGTTGGACCCACTGCCTTATGGAAATATACGGTACTACACTGTTGACAATCTCAATCAAGCAACTTCCTCTGCGCAGCTTCCAAACTATGTTGTCCATCCCCGGGGAGAGTATGAGGGAAGAAACAGGGACCGGATCATATTCAGAGTCAGGGAGCAGAACACAGGATGGCAAACTTTGCGTAGGATAGACAGAGTGTACATCACACAGCATTATGAAGCTTCTGGAATTCAGGGGACATATGATCCAGATCAAACCTATGAGATTACTACAAACCTCTTAATACAGATTAGAGAGTTTTCTGTGGGACAAAACTTATGGTCACTTGAGCATCTCAGAGACCGCTTTGGAAGTAACGCTAATGATTTCCAGTTAAGGGacatcagaaacacatgggGTAACCTTGCTTGTCTCGGACTGCTGTTGTTTATTGTGATCCAGGACAGATACAACCGTAACCAACATAGTTACAGACCTCAGCATGAAGCGAGAGGAAACTCACAACTCCATTCCTTTGATAACTTCCCAGCGACCAGACAAAGTCACTGGAATACTGATACTTCTGACACCTGCACTATTGTTGGTCTTATTTTACTCATTGTAAtgattttagtcatttttggTGCTGTTTCATCAGGTGGGAGAATTAGATGA
- the LOC121197892 gene encoding septin-9-like isoform X5, translated as MSEAVVPDAMVSPAVGGLYGEKAGGPVVDFSYVGIDAILEQMRRKAMKQGFELNIMVVGQSGLGKSTLMNTLFKSKVSRKSVLATGQEKIPKTIEIKSISHDIEEKGVRMKLTVIDTPGFGDQINNENCWQPIMKFINDQYEAYLQEEININRKKRIPDSRVHCCIYFIPPTGHCLRPLDVEFMRRLSKVVNIVPVIAKADTLTLEERDFFKKKIREELRANGIDVYPQKEFDEDAEDRMINEKIREMIPFAVVGSDQEYQVNGRRLLGRKTKWGTIEVENIAHCEFAYLRDLLIRTHMQNIKDITSSIHYEMYRVRRLNENNTVVAHANGIPEHHLAAHEM; from the exons ATGTCTGAGGCGGTGGTGCCTGATGCTATGGTGTCCCCAGCAGTGGGTGGCCTGTATGGGGAGAAGGCCGGTGGCCCCGTGGTGGACTTCAGTTATGTGGGTATCGACGCCATCCTGGAACAGATGCGGAGGAAGGCCATGAAGCAGGGTTTTGAGCTGAACATTATGGTTGTGG GACAGAGTGGCCTGGGAAAGTCTACTCTGATGAACACGCTGTTCAAGTCTAAAGTCAGCCGCAAGTCAGTGCTGGCTACAGGCCAGGAGAAGATCCCCAAAACAATCGAAATCAAGTCTATCAGTCATG acatTGAGGAGAAGGGAGTGAGGATGAAGCTGACAGTCATTGACACGCCAGGATTCGGAGACCAGATCAACAATGAGAACTG CTGGCAGCCCATCATGAAGTTCATTAACGACCAATACGAGGCGTACCTGCAGGAGGAGATCAACATCAACAGGAAGAAAAGGATCCCAGACTCCAGAGTTCACTGCTGCATATACTTCATCCCCCCGACCGGACACTG TCTGCGGCCTCTTGATGTAGAATTCATGAGACGTCTCAGTAAAGTGGTCAACATTGTCCCAGTCATTGCCAAGGCGGATACACTCACCCTGGAGGAGAGGGACTTCTTCAAAAAGAAG ATCAGGGAAGAGCTCCGAGCCAACGGGATTGACGTGTACCCTCAGAAGGAATTTGACGAGGACGCAGAGGACAGAATGATAAACGAGAAGATCAGG GAGATGATCCCATTTGCTGTGGTGGGAAGTGACCAGGAGTACCAGGTCAATGGCAGGAGGCTCCTGGGGAGGAAGACCAAGTGGGGAACCATTGAAG TCGAGAACATAGCCCACTGTGAGTTTGCCTATTTGAGGGATCTCCTCATCAG gaCCCATATGCAGAACATTAAGGACATCACCAGCAGCATCCACTATGAAATGTACCGCGTGAGGCGCCTCAACGAGAACAACACAGTGGTGGCTCATGCCAACGGTATCCCAGAACATCATCTTGCTGCTCATGAGATGTAA